Below is a genomic region from Spartinivicinus marinus.
TATAATCTTCAAAAATATGGCTTAAGTATCAATAGCCTGGCGGATATCATTAAGTCACAAGCGCTTGATTTACCAACGGGTGAGCTGGAAACAAAATATGGTAATCATCAAATAAAGTTTGTGGATCTAAGAAGAACACCAGATCAATTAGAAGAATTAGTAATTATCTCAGGTGAGCAGGGTGGCGAAGTTAGGCTAGGAGATATTGCAAAAGTCACAGATACATTTGAGAATAAAGAAGAGAAAATTACTTTTAATGGTAAACCTTCGGCAATTATTAAAATAAGTAAAAATAAGGCGGATGATAGCCTAAAAATATTAGATGCAGTTACTCAATTTGTTGAAGCAGAAAATGCTAAGTTGCCTGAAGGGGTTAAGCTGTACCTTACTGAAGACTCAACCTCTATAGTCAAAGATCGCTTACAATTGCTTATTACCAATAGTTGGCAAGGCATTATTTTAGTTATATTGGCATTATTTTTATTTTTTAGTGCTCGTTATACTTTTTGGGTGGCCATGGGGCTGCCAGTTTCATTTATGGCTAGCTTTATGGTGATATCTGCATTTGGTGTATCAATTAATATGATATCGATGGTAGGGATGTTAATTGCTATTGGTATATTAATGGATGACGCTATTGTTATCTCAGAAAGCATTGCTACAGAGTATAAAAAAGGATTGTCACCATTAGATGCAGCAGTGGCAGGTGTGGGCCGGGTAGCAAAGGGTATCTTGTCGTCGTTTGTTACTACTATCCTTATTTTTGGTGGGTTGTTATTTTTAAAGGGTGATATTGGACAAGTCCTCAAGGTATTACCTATTGTATTGATTTCGGTTCTTACTGTTAGTTTAATTGAAGCATTTTTGATTTTACCCCACCATTTAAAGCAGTCGCTAGATAGGCAGCAGTATAACCAAAAAAGTACTTCAGGTTGGCGACAGACGTTTTCTAATATATTTGAAAGGTTTCGAGAAAAAGTTGGTCGGTTAGCAGATTTGTCGGTAAAGTTTCGTTATGCATTTGTTGGTTTGACCTTTGCTATTTTGTTCTTAACTGTTAGCTTGATACCGGCAGGTGTCGTAAAATTTAAAGGCTTTCCTGATATTGATGGAGATATTATTCAAGCACTTATTTTATTGCCCCAGGGAACACCGCTTGAAAAAACAGAAAGTGTAGTAGAACAGGTAATAAAAGGGCTGAAAGCAACAAGCATGGAATTAAGTGTTAACGAAAATGAGTCGTTGGTACGTAATATTAGGGTAGATTTTAATAAAAATTCAGAAGCTTATGAGTCGGGTACCCATATAGCCACAGTCAGTGTGGATTTGCTATCTGCAGAAATACGCAATACAAATATCACTACTTTTGCTCGTACGTGGCGGGAAAAGGTGGGAGATATACCTGATATTATATCACTACAGTATAAAGAGCCTTCGCGTGGCCCTGCAGGGCGGCCAATAAAAATTCGACTTCAGGGAGATAGCCTGGAAGAGCTATCAAGCGTATCTAATGCATTACAAAACTGGCTACGAGGATACCCTGGTGTTGTTGATGTGGCAGATGATTTAAGGCCTGGTATGCCAGAGTTTTCAGTTAACTTGCAGGAGGGGGTCTTAGGGATAGGAATTAATGCTCAAGACTTATCGCAACAGTTACGAGCAGCTTATCAAGGAATTAAGGTAGATGAAATACAGTACCAGAATGAAAGCTATGAAATAAAAGTGATGCTTGCTGATGAGTCAAAGAATACCTTAACTGATTTTGACTATATGACAATTATTCACCCTCAAACCAAGCAAGCGATACCTTTAGCCGCCATCGCCAATATTGAGCAAACCCGTTCTTATGCAAGAATAAATAGATTAAATAATATACGTACCGTAACCGTGTATGGTGAGATAGAAGCCGATGTTGCTAATGCTACTGAAATTGTTATGGATACTCGGCGAAAGCTATTTCCTAAATTGGCAAAGCAGTATCCTGAAGTTAAACTGCTTGTTGAGGGTGAAAGTAAAAATAATAAAACGACAGGTGATTCTTTTGCTAAAGCTTTTTTATTAGGAATTGTAGGTATTTTCTTTTTATTAAGTTTACAATTTAGGAATTATATTGAGCCGATTATTGTACTAGTGGCGATTCCACTTTCACTAATCGGCGTTATTTGGGGGCATTATTTTTTAGGACTCGATCTGACCATGCCAAGTGTAATGGGATTTGTTTCTTTAGCAGGTATTGTTATCAATAATTCCATTTTACTAGTAGAATTTGTCAAACTACGAGTGAGGGAAGGGATGAGTGTTCATGATGCAGCAAGCCAGGCAACACGGGATCGATTCAGAGCAATTTTTCTTACTTCTTTAACAACCGTGATGGGGATGTTACCGTTACTATTTGAAACTAGCTTTCAAGCAAAAATTTTAATACCACTAGTTGCAAGCATTACCTTTGGTCTTATTACCTCAACAGTGTTAGTTTTGATAGTATTACCTGCTTTGTATTCAATCCTTGAAGATTTTGGAGTAACTAGAATTGAGGTTGTTGAGTCATAACAAACAGAGTGGAGACTGTATAATTATTCAGAATACTTTTTAATAATACGGTCATAAGTTCCATCTTGTTTTATATCAGTGATAACTTGCGTTACTTTATTTACATAAGAGGGGTCTTTTAGACGTTTTTTTGAAAAAGCAAGATGGACAGGCCAGCTGGTGACTAAAAATACTTTTTGATTTGTTTTAATTATTTCTACTTGGTCTCGTACCCCAATAAGCTTCGCGTTATAAGCCACTACAAGTCGATCTCCCACGAAAATATCGAACCGTGATTTAAGCAGCATATGTAGAGCTTGTTCATATTTATCCACTGTAGTTACGCTCATAAATCGTTGCTCATTAATAACTTTTTGCATTGGGCCGTACACATACCCACGCATGACGCCTAAATTGATTTTATCAGCATTTGAGTAACTGCTATCAATCTGGAAGCGATTTCCTTTTTTGACAAATAAAACATTTTCTTCAGAGGTTAAATGGAGTTTTGGAAAATATAGAAATTTTAACCGTTCATTATTTATTCCTGCACAACAAATGGCTTCAACATCACCAGCTTCTACTACTTGTAGTGCTCGTTTCCATGGGTAAAACTCAAATTTTATTTCACGATTTAAGCGGCGTGCGACTTCACGTATAAGTTCTACTGTTGATCCAGTATGCTGTTTATTTGGATCTTCTTGATAAATAACTAATGGGGGATCAACACTGGTGGCAACAGTCAATGGTTCTCCTAAAGTATTTAAGCTTAATGAAATGAGTATGCTAATAGATATAACAATCAGCAACAGATTTTTAATTGCTATATTTTGGTTGTATGAATACATAATCATAAGTCAATCTAATTTGGGAGTATAATGACTCATAGATGTTATCTAGGTTAATACTAGCTCATCAGGTTGTATGTTGTGCTTCTATACCCTTCACAAATAATTTTTAGGTTTTGTTATCTTCACTCCTTGCCCTAAAGTAGGATGGTTTTATTTGATGATTATAAGTTTTTATATGAAACTGGACTTGTTGTTTTATTAATTGATAGAGAATATCTTCACAAAATAGTAATTGCTAATAATGAAAAATTATAATTACAATAGTTTTGAAGGTTAACTATAATCTCTTTTCTCGATAGCTGATATAGACTCTAAGAAGCATATAAAATTTATTTGTCTGAGCAGAAGTGTTTGAACTAACGAAAGTCATGGATATTCCTACTTTTCTTAAGATTCGTTCTACAGGGTTAGGTAGAAAGCTGCTTTTTTTAATAATTCTTGCAAGCTCTATTATCACTTTATTTCTTACTATCACCCAGCTTTATCTTGATTATCGAGTAGATAGAGGACTGTTAGATGAACGATTTGCAGAAGTAGAGCAAAGCCATATTCCTAGCTTAATTTCTAATATTTGGCTATTAAACAAAGATATAGTGATTTCCCAGCTAGAAGGTGTAAATAGCCTACCTGACTTTGTTCATACCGAACTCTTGGATGATAAAGGTAATTTATTCCATCATGTAGGAGAGAAAGCAGGGAAATATTTGATAAAAAAGGAATGGCCTTTAGTTTATGATAGCCCTCAAGGAGAAAGACAAATTGGTGTATTAGTCGTGTGGGCTACATTAGACAACATATATAGCCGACTATTGGATAAAGTATTCGTTATTCTTGCTTCTCAAGCAGTTAAAACTTTTCTTGTCTCTGGGGTAATTCTTTTTATTATTTTTACGGTAGTTACTTATCGATTGGGTATTGTTTCCAACTTTCTAGCTAAATGGGATCCCACATCAGATGAGCTCCCCCCTAAGATAGATACTAAAAAACGAAAAAAAACAGATGAATTAGATGACTTAGTGACAATAATTGAAGCCATGCGTACTCGTTTAAGTCATTCGTTTGAAAAAATGCAAAAGCTATTTGATGATGTGCAAAAACAAAAGAATCAGCTAAAGAGCGTGTTTGATGGATCTAGTGATATTATTTTAGTTCTTAACATTAAGAAACAAATAGTGAGTGCTTGTAATCGGAGGGCGTGGCAAGCTTTGGGGTATCAAGAGAAAGACTTAATTGAACAACCTATTGAAAAGCTGTTTCCTAGTAGTTTTAAAGAGATTCCCATATTTAATAATGAAGGGAAAACTGACGATGAAATTATTGAAGCAAAGGAGTTGAGGCTTTCTGCAAAAGGGGGGCACTTTATTCCTGTAGAAATAGTAAGCTCCGTGATAGAGTATCATGATCAACCACACTTATTAGTGCTTGGGCGTGATATTAGTGAACGTAAAATTCAAGAAGCCAAAATTAACCGAATGGCTTGGTATGATAGCTTGACTGGGCTACCTAATCGAGCGCTTATTCGAGACCGCATTCATCAGGCTTTATTGCATAATAAACGCCATGCTGACTATAGTGGTGTACTGTTTGTGGATTTGGATTATTTTAAAGATATCAATGACTCTTTAGGGCATAATATTGGGGATCAATTATTAATAGAAGTTAGCCAGCGTTTGAAGGATGTGGTTAGAGAAGAAGATTCTGTCGGGCGCTTAGGAGGAGATGAATTTATTATTTTGCTAAATAATCTAGGCCTTGCTGAGTCTGTGGCAAGAAAGTCATTAGCTGTTGTTGCTAATAAATTATGTAATTCATTAGCAGACCCATTTTATATAGAAAATAATAAGCTATCTGTTACCGCTAGTATGGGAGGAGCTTTGTCTCCAATCGATGGTGAGGATGTTGATGAATTATTGCGTCGAGCTGACTTGTCAATGTATAAATCAAAAGAAGCAGGTCGAAACCATTTTACAATGTATACCAATGACCTTGATGCTATATCTTCTAAACGATTAAATTTGTTTGTTGCTTTACGAGAGGCTACCCATAATCAGGAGTTTGTCCTTTTTTATCAACCTATAATTGATATGCAGACCAATCAGGTGGTTAGTGTTG
It encodes:
- a CDS encoding efflux RND transporter permease subunit, giving the protein MIRYFASHPTAANVLMWVFLLLGMVAIPSMKKETFPVIEKYEVEVSVAYPGASASDVEEGICQPLEDATDGINYMEEKSCEAKNSTGIMTLKMQEQGDMLQFIDDINRAVDGIDSFPEDAEDPIVQELNLTSQVISIAVSADTSSTELKYLAEYYKSKLLQQPNIPIVDIQGFSDRLLKIEVEDYNLQKYGLSINSLADIIKSQALDLPTGELETKYGNHQIKFVDLRRTPDQLEELVIISGEQGGEVRLGDIAKVTDTFENKEEKITFNGKPSAIIKISKNKADDSLKILDAVTQFVEAENAKLPEGVKLYLTEDSTSIVKDRLQLLITNSWQGIILVILALFLFFSARYTFWVAMGLPVSFMASFMVISAFGVSINMISMVGMLIAIGILMDDAIVISESIATEYKKGLSPLDAAVAGVGRVAKGILSSFVTTILIFGGLLFLKGDIGQVLKVLPIVLISVLTVSLIEAFLILPHHLKQSLDRQQYNQKSTSGWRQTFSNIFERFREKVGRLADLSVKFRYAFVGLTFAILFLTVSLIPAGVVKFKGFPDIDGDIIQALILLPQGTPLEKTESVVEQVIKGLKATSMELSVNENESLVRNIRVDFNKNSEAYESGTHIATVSVDLLSAEIRNTNITTFARTWREKVGDIPDIISLQYKEPSRGPAGRPIKIRLQGDSLEELSSVSNALQNWLRGYPGVVDVADDLRPGMPEFSVNLQEGVLGIGINAQDLSQQLRAAYQGIKVDEIQYQNESYEIKVMLADESKNTLTDFDYMTIIHPQTKQAIPLAAIANIEQTRSYARINRLNNIRTVTVYGEIEADVANATEIVMDTRRKLFPKLAKQYPEVKLLVEGESKNNKTTGDSFAKAFLLGIVGIFFLLSLQFRNYIEPIIVLVAIPLSLIGVIWGHYFLGLDLTMPSVMGFVSLAGIVINNSILLVEFVKLRVREGMSVHDAASQATRDRFRAIFLTSLTTVMGMLPLLFETSFQAKILIPLVASITFGLITSTVLVLIVLPALYSILEDFGVTRIEVVES
- a CDS encoding substrate-binding periplasmic protein; amino-acid sequence: MIMYSYNQNIAIKNLLLIVISISILISLSLNTLGEPLTVATSVDPPLVIYQEDPNKQHTGSTVELIREVARRLNREIKFEFYPWKRALQVVEAGDVEAICCAGINNERLKFLYFPKLHLTSEENVLFVKKGNRFQIDSSYSNADKINLGVMRGYVYGPMQKVINEQRFMSVTTVDKYEQALHMLLKSRFDIFVGDRLVVAYNAKLIGVRDQVEIIKTNQKVFLVTSWPVHLAFSKKRLKDPSYVNKVTQVITDIKQDGTYDRIIKKYSE
- a CDS encoding EAL domain-containing protein, whose amino-acid sequence is MFELTKVMDIPTFLKIRSTGLGRKLLFLIILASSIITLFLTITQLYLDYRVDRGLLDERFAEVEQSHIPSLISNIWLLNKDIVISQLEGVNSLPDFVHTELLDDKGNLFHHVGEKAGKYLIKKEWPLVYDSPQGERQIGVLVVWATLDNIYSRLLDKVFVILASQAVKTFLVSGVILFIIFTVVTYRLGIVSNFLAKWDPTSDELPPKIDTKKRKKTDELDDLVTIIEAMRTRLSHSFEKMQKLFDDVQKQKNQLKSVFDGSSDIILVLNIKKQIVSACNRRAWQALGYQEKDLIEQPIEKLFPSSFKEIPIFNNEGKTDDEIIEAKELRLSAKGGHFIPVEIVSSVIEYHDQPHLLVLGRDISERKIQEAKINRMAWYDSLTGLPNRALIRDRIHQALLHNKRHADYSGVLFVDLDYFKDINDSLGHNIGDQLLIEVSQRLKDVVREEDSVGRLGGDEFIILLNNLGLAESVARKSLAVVANKLCNSLADPFYIENNKLSVTASMGGALSPIDGEDVDELLRRADLSMYKSKEAGRNHFTMYTNDLDAISSKRLNLFVALREATHNQEFVLFYQPIIDMQTNQVVSVEALIRWNKGGVMVSPSGFITQLSETGLIIPVGGWAIETACREMMTQLKAGNNQRQISIAVNVSPVQFGSEGFLEHLKKVLTITGLPPHLLVLEVTEDLTIDDSTSAIEMLHKIRELGVKLALDDFGTGYSSLSYLKRLPASKLKIDQSFTRDMLIDPDDKAIVSTIISIAKELKLEVVAEGVEQLEHAETLIHMGCEQAQGFYFMKPQASLRKAMLMELPVQLKKVQNN